One genomic region from Flagellimonas oceani encodes:
- a CDS encoding GDCCVxC domain-containing (seleno)protein encodes MDYERILLNSTITCPECGHTKEEEMPTTACQFFYECENCNQILRPKEGDCCVFCSYGTVVCPPIQEGSGCC; translated from the coding sequence ATGGACTACGAGAGAATCCTTTTAAATTCAACCATTACCTGTCCCGAATGTGGACATACGAAAGAGGAGGAAATGCCAACAACGGCCTGTCAGTTTTTCTATGAATGCGAAAACTGCAATCAAATATTAAGACCAAAGGAAGGCGATTGCTGTGTCTTTTGCTCTTATGGGACGGTAGTCTGCCCACCAATACAAGAAGGCTCTGGTTGTTGTTGA
- a CDS encoding MFS transporter — MNRKDKLNRIFLVLLSLFVVMLGYGILLPTLPYYTERLALKDNLDTDLINFHIGMLTSIYPLFQLLFVIVWGKLSDKYGRKPIILLGLVGFVVMNLLTGLATSLSMLYIARIIGGIFTSAVIPVSNAYLSDITSEKRRTKIMAWSGVAISSGVIFGPVLGGFLSQTNLHYTYSFGVFHLDRFSVPFILAALLGFVVLLIIIKWLKNTEIKNRIASEAVKFSFSLSNYFIILLLLSFVMQFVVTLFETVFSIYGKDELAFTTNQVGIGFMLCGSVMAVLQPVFATYGEKMLTSKQQITLGLLISGVSLVVFPFVSGELYIYVTIIIFAAGGAMVTPNLLSAVSLISKENTGRNISIQSSTNSIGQILGPVLGTWLIAGGFYYPFIIAGTTILGAMGLVYFLNRPNKGIDRPLLADQHKKG; from the coding sequence ATGAATAGAAAGGACAAACTTAACAGGATATTTTTAGTGCTGTTAAGTTTATTTGTGGTAATGCTCGGGTACGGTATTTTATTGCCTACCCTGCCCTATTACACGGAAAGACTGGCTCTAAAAGACAATCTGGATACGGACCTTATCAACTTCCATATCGGAATGTTAACCAGTATTTATCCATTGTTCCAGCTCTTGTTCGTTATCGTCTGGGGCAAGCTTTCCGATAAATACGGCCGTAAACCTATAATACTATTGGGGCTTGTAGGTTTTGTCGTGATGAACTTGCTAACGGGTCTTGCCACTTCCCTGTCGATGCTATATATAGCCCGTATCATAGGGGGCATCTTTACGTCTGCGGTTATTCCTGTCAGTAATGCTTATTTAAGTGATATCACTTCAGAAAAGCGAAGGACCAAAATAATGGCCTGGTCTGGGGTCGCTATCAGTTCCGGTGTGATATTTGGCCCTGTTCTGGGGGGATTTCTGTCGCAAACGAACCTACACTATACATACTCTTTTGGAGTGTTCCACTTAGACCGTTTTTCGGTTCCCTTTATTTTGGCAGCTCTTTTGGGCTTTGTGGTATTGCTGATAATCATAAAATGGCTGAAGAATACCGAAATAAAAAATCGTATTGCTTCTGAGGCAGTCAAATTCAGTTTTTCCCTGAGTAACTATTTTATCATTTTGTTGCTCTTGTCCTTTGTGATGCAGTTCGTGGTTACCTTGTTTGAGACCGTGTTTTCAATTTATGGGAAGGATGAGTTGGCCTTTACAACCAATCAGGTGGGTATTGGTTTTATGCTTTGTGGTTCCGTTATGGCAGTTTTACAGCCTGTATTTGCGACCTATGGAGAAAAAATGCTGACCTCGAAACAGCAAATAACATTGGGGTTATTGATTTCCGGTGTTTCGCTAGTTGTCTTCCCTTTTGTGAGCGGTGAACTATACATTTATGTTACTATAATAATTTTCGCAGCAGGGGGAGCCATGGTAACACCAAACCTGCTTTCGGCAGTTTCTTTGATTTCCAAGGAAAACACGGGAAGGAATATATCCATTCAAAGTTCCACGAATAGTATCGGTCAAATTTTGGGTCCGGTATTGGGGACTTGGCTAATAGCGGGAGGGTTTTATTATCCTTTTATTATTGCCGGTACAACCATTTTGGGTGCTATGGGACTGGTTTATTTTTTGAATCGACCAAATAAAGGGATTGACAGGCCATTATTGGCCGACCAGCATAAAAAAGGGTAG
- a CDS encoding ArsR/SmtB family transcription factor: MALELSCTRAEADQKQLMRCRETLGTNSEAISEISKILALAGNETRLKILFLLYEEGELCPCDFADILEMSVPAISQHIRKMKDVGLIVSRREGQTLYYSLVQNHNEILENVFIKIQKNKKVA; the protein is encoded by the coding sequence ATGGCACTTGAATTAAGTTGTACACGCGCCGAGGCCGACCAAAAGCAACTAATGCGTTGTCGCGAAACCTTAGGAACAAACTCAGAGGCAATTTCCGAAATCAGCAAAATACTCGCGCTGGCCGGTAACGAAACACGGTTAAAGATATTATTCCTGTTATATGAGGAAGGTGAGCTTTGTCCCTGTGATTTTGCCGATATACTTGAAATGAGCGTGCCCGCAATTTCACAGCACATACGTAAAATGAAGGATGTGGGACTGATTGTTTCGAGACGTGAAGGGCAAACCCTGTATTATTCATTGGTCCAGAATCATAACGAAATATTGGAAAATGTGTTTATTAAAATTCAGAAAAATAAAAAGGTAGCATAA
- a CDS encoding ubiquinol-cytochrome c reductase iron-sulfur subunit gives MHRKDFIKQFGYLIAVLPASSALLSSCAGLYYASFVEEGRVLRISKGEFQQVKGGKQIERDFVVIQSDSMRYPIGIFKTQNSNYLASLMQCTHRGCELNIGGGIFNCPCHGSEFDRSGRVLEGPAEENLESFEITTDYENIYVHVR, from the coding sequence GTGCATAGAAAAGATTTTATTAAACAATTTGGATATCTGATTGCAGTCCTGCCAGCTTCTTCCGCTTTGCTCAGTAGTTGCGCAGGCCTGTATTATGCTTCCTTTGTTGAAGAAGGGAGAGTGCTACGAATTTCAAAGGGTGAGTTTCAACAGGTGAAAGGGGGAAAGCAGATTGAACGTGATTTCGTAGTCATCCAGAGCGATTCCATGCGATATCCGATCGGAATATTCAAAACACAAAACAGTAATTATCTGGCCAGTTTGATGCAATGTACCCATAGGGGCTGTGAACTCAACATTGGCGGCGGCATATTCAACTGTCCATGTCATGGCAGTGAGTTCGACCGTTCAGGCAGGGTTTTAGAAGGGCCGGCCGAAGAAAACCTAGAATCATTTGAAATAACCACCGATTATGAGAATATCTATGTGCATGTCCGGTAA
- a CDS encoding phospholipase D-like domain-containing protein codes for MDHRYALRKRSKTALQNAVDNSKYVELVRSGEDYFLRLEMLIDRAEKEIHLQTYIFENDDTGNRIASCLKKAAQRKVKVYVLLDAYGSAALPDSFAQDLVQHGILLRFFSPLFSLNNFYIGRRMHHKIAVADEKIALIGGINIANKYHGTTGSEPWLDYAVQLNCPAAENLQKLCSDYFFKKGSSKKIPPVLHSAGRALVGILQNDWLQQKTEVCDAYTNAFIHAEKEIVIIGSYFLPGSRIAKALKKACKRGIKTTVILAGISDVPLVRRATEHLYSSFLDHHMRIYEWNKSVVHGKAAVVDNKWSTIGSFNLNSLSCYGSIEMNVEVHSVNFAKILRADFEMVISQCSEITKGSLRQRAGIFNKLGNWISYQMVRTAMLFLTFLPHLRFLKNYRL; via the coding sequence ATGGACCATCGATATGCACTTAGAAAACGTAGTAAAACAGCACTTCAAAATGCTGTTGACAATTCGAAATATGTTGAATTGGTCCGTTCGGGAGAAGACTATTTTTTAAGGCTGGAAATGTTAATCGATAGGGCAGAAAAAGAAATCCATTTACAGACCTACATTTTTGAAAACGATGACACGGGAAACCGTATAGCCTCCTGTTTAAAGAAAGCCGCTCAACGAAAAGTAAAGGTATATGTCTTATTGGATGCCTATGGTAGCGCTGCATTACCCGATAGTTTTGCCCAGGATTTGGTACAGCATGGTATTTTACTTCGTTTTTTTTCGCCTTTATTCTCCTTGAACAATTTTTATATCGGCAGGCGGATGCATCATAAAATTGCGGTCGCCGATGAAAAAATAGCGTTGATAGGCGGAATCAATATTGCCAATAAATACCACGGAACCACAGGTTCGGAACCTTGGTTGGACTATGCCGTTCAGTTGAATTGCCCGGCAGCTGAAAATCTTCAAAAACTGTGTAGCGACTATTTTTTCAAAAAAGGAAGCTCAAAAAAAATACCACCCGTGTTACATTCGGCAGGTAGGGCACTCGTGGGAATTTTACAGAACGACTGGCTACAGCAAAAAACGGAAGTCTGTGATGCCTACACGAACGCCTTCATTCATGCCGAAAAGGAAATAGTTATCATAGGCTCGTATTTTTTGCCTGGAAGCAGAATAGCAAAGGCATTGAAAAAGGCCTGTAAAAGAGGAATAAAAACAACGGTGATCTTAGCGGGCATTAGCGATGTGCCTTTGGTACGTAGGGCTACCGAACATTTGTACTCCTCTTTTCTAGACCACCATATGAGAATCTATGAGTGGAACAAATCCGTGGTACACGGTAAAGCTGCGGTAGTAGATAATAAATGGTCTACCATAGGCTCATTTAACTTGAACAGTCTTAGTTGTTATGGCAGTATTGAAATGAACGTAGAAGTTCACTCGGTCAATTTTGCCAAAATTCTTCGGGCCGACTTTGAAATGGTTATAAGCCAGTGTAGCGAAATTACAAAGGGGAGTCTAAGACAAAGAGCCGGTATATTCAATAAGTTGGGTAATTGGATTTCTTACCAAATGGTACGCACAGCCATGCTTTTTCTAACCTTTCTTCCGCATTTAAGGTTTTTGAAAAATTATAGGTTATAA
- a CDS encoding thioredoxin family protein — MKRQVEVFTANCPVCDPVVKMIKEMACDKCEVTTYDLVKQCEDKTCLDKMDEYGIKKVPAVVVNGELLECCKDSAITEVKLVEAGIGQS; from the coding sequence ATGAAACGTCAAGTAGAAGTTTTTACGGCCAATTGTCCGGTCTGTGACCCAGTGGTCAAAATGATAAAGGAAATGGCCTGCGATAAATGTGAGGTAACCACATATGATTTGGTCAAGCAATGTGAAGACAAGACCTGTCTTGATAAGATGGATGAATATGGCATAAAGAAAGTTCCCGCTGTGGTAGTGAACGGTGAGCTCTTGGAATGCTGTAAGGATTCGGCTATCACCGAAGTGAAATTGGTAGAAGCGGGAATCGGACAATCCTAA
- a CDS encoding metal-sensitive transcriptional regulator, with product MIPRDLSKDIKKRLQSINGQIGGLIKMLDEDTDPEKILIQFKAAQKGLDKAHFLLLDEVYRKALAIKISETVEACPGNCGNEGRIEFIRKQFPDLELDSLTEKMREIDALKAKLENHKNA from the coding sequence ATGATACCACGAGATTTAAGCAAGGACATAAAAAAGAGGTTGCAAAGTATCAATGGGCAAATTGGTGGCCTCATTAAAATGCTCGATGAAGATACAGACCCAGAGAAGATTTTAATACAGTTCAAGGCAGCACAGAAAGGATTGGATAAAGCTCATTTTCTGTTACTGGACGAAGTTTATCGAAAAGCTTTGGCCATAAAAATATCTGAAACTGTCGAAGCCTGCCCTGGAAACTGTGGCAATGAAGGCCGTATCGAATTTATAAGAAAACAGTTTCCAGATTTGGAATTGGACAGCCTAACGGAAAAGATGAGGGAGATAGATGCACTAAAGGCCAAGCTCGAAAACCACAAAAATGCTTGA
- a CDS encoding pyridoxamine 5'-phosphate oxidase family protein — protein sequence MTDLTTSAIERVLRNNYLGHLAYLWQGKPYLIPITYYFDPADNTIISYTSDGHKINAMRNNNSVTVQVEEIQSMFNWESAMVHGTFEELEGNIAKQKLHLFTEGVKSIIRRKERREVEFINEFSSKLYERGNPIVYQVKILEISGKRRET from the coding sequence ATGACAGATTTAACAACTAGTGCGATTGAGCGCGTCCTCAGAAACAATTACCTCGGCCACTTGGCCTATCTATGGCAAGGGAAGCCTTATTTGATTCCCATCACCTATTATTTTGATCCTGCCGACAATACGATCATTAGCTATACCTCGGATGGCCATAAAATCAATGCGATGCGAAATAACAACTCGGTTACCGTACAGGTAGAAGAAATACAATCGATGTTCAATTGGGAATCGGCCATGGTGCACGGCACATTCGAAGAACTTGAGGGCAATATTGCCAAACAAAAGTTACACCTTTTTACCGAAGGCGTGAAGAGCATTATCCGTAGAAAAGAACGGAGAGAGGTTGAGTTTATCAATGAATTTTCGAGCAAATTATACGAAAGGGGAAATCCGATTGTCTATCAGGTCAAAATACTTGAGATTTCAGGAAAACGACGGGAAACGTAA
- a CDS encoding mercuric transporter MerT family protein encodes MKTISKMVLGSSLVAALLPLMCCFLPALLSVGAGLGFLGGSFEWVHPAQPFLTTFSVGALGFAHFKNFKSSKKCSGGESCQNDKSKRTINTWFMWTFTLLILALMILNYWYEL; translated from the coding sequence ATGAAGACTATTTCCAAAATGGTATTGGGAAGCAGCTTGGTTGCCGCCCTTCTTCCCTTGATGTGCTGTTTTTTGCCTGCTCTGCTATCGGTCGGCGCGGGATTGGGTTTCTTGGGCGGAAGTTTTGAATGGGTACATCCTGCCCAACCCTTTCTGACCACATTTTCGGTCGGAGCCCTTGGGTTTGCCCATTTTAAGAATTTTAAAAGTTCAAAAAAATGTAGTGGAGGGGAATCCTGCCAAAACGACAAAAGTAAACGTACCATCAATACTTGGTTTATGTGGACATTTACCTTGCTGATTCTTGCTCTTATGATTTTAAACTACTGGTATGAACTTTAG
- a CDS encoding class I SAM-dependent methyltransferase produces MKSDEYTKKHWEEVYTGKSDEEVSWFEGKPSTSLDIIASLDLPKDSSIIDIGGGNSNLISHLLKNGYNNLSILDISENALQRTKSKLGKSATKVQWINSDILNFEPTQDFELWHDRATFHFFTREEDILKYIDILGRSLKTGAYFILATFSTTGPKRCSGLEIAQYSPEKLKELFKVDFTLLESFEKIHKTPFKTEQNFIYNLFQKK; encoded by the coding sequence ATGAAAAGTGATGAATACACTAAAAAGCACTGGGAAGAGGTTTATACCGGAAAAAGTGATGAAGAAGTAAGTTGGTTTGAAGGGAAACCCTCGACTTCATTGGATATTATAGCTTCCCTTGACTTACCCAAAGATAGTTCAATTATTGATATTGGCGGGGGGAACTCAAACCTTATCAGTCATTTGTTGAAAAATGGCTATAACAACCTGTCCATTCTTGATATTTCAGAAAATGCACTTCAGCGTACCAAATCAAAATTAGGCAAGTCAGCCACAAAGGTGCAGTGGATAAATTCGGACATATTGAATTTTGAACCGACCCAAGACTTTGAGTTATGGCACGACCGGGCTACTTTTCATTTCTTCACACGGGAAGAAGATATCTTAAAGTATATTGACATACTAGGTCGTTCCCTTAAGACGGGAGCGTATTTTATACTGGCAACTTTTTCGACCACCGGCCCAAAAAGATGTAGTGGATTGGAGATTGCCCAATATTCTCCTGAAAAACTAAAGGAATTGTTTAAAGTAGATTTCACCCTATTGGAATCCTTTGAAAAAATTCATAAAACCCCTTTTAAAACAGAGCAAAATTTTATTTATAACCTGTTTCAGAAAAAATAA
- a CDS encoding NHL repeat-containing protein gives MNFRKLFIFSVFALVLLTSGCERTKEQWQFERKIILPKEARPLALAKDEEAIWFSDPDYFRLYKIDLNGKVLDSITRIQRPMNIHMDKETLYIPEFLTDTIWQYKKGKTSPLKINKRPQAPAGVSVYGDTILVADFYNHRIIVQTPNYSYTIGKQGHNEGQLYYPIDVKLKDGKVFVADAYNHRVQVFDFEGNHIVTIGQNEKINVASGITLSTNELAITDQENNRILIFDYQGKLLQILKEGIFYPTDIHFDKGRLFIANFKDNSISLYGR, from the coding sequence ATGAACTTTAGAAAGTTATTCATTTTTTCGGTTTTTGCTTTGGTTCTTCTCACATCCGGTTGTGAAAGAACGAAAGAACAATGGCAGTTCGAACGGAAAATTATACTTCCCAAAGAAGCCCGCCCCTTGGCTTTGGCCAAGGACGAGGAGGCCATTTGGTTTTCAGATCCGGATTATTTCCGCTTGTATAAAATCGACCTGAATGGAAAGGTGTTGGATTCCATCACGAGGATACAACGGCCGATGAACATCCATATGGATAAGGAAACACTTTACATACCCGAATTCTTGACCGACACCATCTGGCAATATAAAAAAGGTAAAACCAGTCCGTTGAAAATCAACAAACGGCCACAGGCCCCGGCGGGTGTTTCTGTATATGGGGATACCATTCTGGTAGCCGATTTCTATAACCATCGTATCATCGTTCAGACACCAAATTATAGCTATACTATTGGAAAGCAAGGCCATAATGAGGGCCAATTGTATTATCCAATAGATGTAAAACTAAAGGATGGTAAGGTATTCGTGGCCGATGCGTACAACCATCGGGTTCAGGTCTTTGATTTTGAAGGCAATCATATTGTTACGATCGGCCAAAATGAAAAAATAAACGTGGCCTCTGGCATTACTTTGAGCACTAATGAATTAGCTATCACCGACCAAGAAAATAACCGGATATTAATTTTTGATTATCAAGGAAAGTTGCTGCAAATATTAAAGGAAGGCATTTTCTATCCAACAGATATTCACTTTGACAAGGGAAGGCTTTTCATCGCCAATTTCAAGGACAATTCTATATCCCTTTATGGCAGGTAA
- a CDS encoding dihydrolipoyl dehydrogenase family protein, producing the protein MKKYDVFVIGSGMAGMTIANKCASKGLKVGITDELPYGGTCALRGCDPKKVIIGATEVRDFAIRLKDKGIDTVPNVNWRDIMAFKQSFVDAMPPKIEKGYRHNDIDTYHSSAKFLSKNTLQLGTDTIEADKIVIATGAKPRVLDFEGGYLALSSTDFLNLKELPKSLLFIGGGYIAFEFAHIAARCGADVTIVHRGKRPLENFEQDIVVHLINATKELGIKLVLATEVSKIEKRDNHYTVKGTTDGKEMTFRTETVFNSAGRPPAIFDLELDKSGISFSKEGVAVNEYLQSASNPNVYAAGDAADSKGLPLTPVAVMEGHIVASNIIKGNTKKVSYPPMPSVVFTLPTLAAVGLTEAEAKSQKIEYQVNYNEVGNWFNAERLNVKEYAFKTIVDKEDHTILGAHLIGPNAEETINLFAIAIKTKMRINDLRTMIFSYPTLSSDIPYML; encoded by the coding sequence ATGAAAAAGTACGATGTTTTTGTTATCGGTTCCGGGATGGCAGGGATGACCATTGCCAATAAATGTGCTTCCAAAGGCCTTAAGGTAGGCATTACTGACGAACTGCCCTACGGTGGAACCTGCGCGCTAAGAGGTTGCGACCCCAAAAAGGTAATCATCGGTGCGACAGAAGTAAGGGATTTTGCAATACGCTTAAAGGATAAGGGTATCGATACGGTTCCCAATGTCAATTGGCGGGATATTATGGCCTTCAAACAATCCTTTGTGGATGCAATGCCGCCCAAAATAGAAAAAGGATACAGGCATAATGATATAGACACCTATCATTCTTCGGCAAAATTTCTGTCCAAAAATACCCTACAGTTGGGAACAGATACTATCGAAGCCGACAAGATTGTGATTGCAACGGGCGCAAAACCAAGGGTACTGGATTTTGAAGGTGGGTACTTGGCACTTTCGAGTACCGATTTCCTCAATTTAAAGGAGCTACCCAAATCCCTGCTCTTTATTGGCGGAGGTTACATCGCCTTTGAATTTGCACATATCGCCGCCCGTTGTGGTGCCGATGTAACTATTGTACATAGGGGCAAACGACCTTTGGAAAACTTTGAACAGGATATTGTAGTACACTTGATAAATGCCACGAAGGAATTGGGAATAAAACTGGTTCTAGCGACCGAGGTTTCTAAAATCGAAAAGAGAGATAACCACTATACAGTTAAAGGAACTACCGACGGTAAAGAAATGACATTTAGAACGGAAACCGTTTTCAATTCGGCCGGTCGCCCGCCTGCAATTTTTGATTTGGAGCTGGACAAGTCCGGAATATCCTTTTCAAAAGAAGGGGTTGCCGTCAACGAATATCTTCAAAGCGCATCGAACCCAAATGTTTATGCGGCCGGAGATGCGGCAGATTCAAAAGGACTGCCCCTGACACCTGTTGCCGTTATGGAAGGACATATTGTAGCTTCGAATATCATCAAGGGGAACACGAAAAAAGTGAGCTATCCACCTATGCCCTCCGTAGTTTTCACTTTGCCAACATTAGCAGCCGTAGGTCTGACCGAGGCAGAGGCCAAATCACAAAAAATCGAATATCAGGTCAATTATAACGAGGTGGGCAATTGGTTCAACGCAGAGCGGTTGAATGTTAAGGAATATGCCTTTAAGACTATTGTCGATAAAGAAGATCATACGATACTGGGAGCACATTTAATTGGTCCCAACGCCGAGGAAACCATCAATTTGTTCGCAATAGCGATAAAGACCAAGATGAGGATCAACGATTTAAGGACTATGATTTTTTCTTATCCAACATTATCCTCGGATATTCCCTATATGCTTTAA
- the merTP gene encoding mercuric transport protein MerTP, translating to METGKTSNKVAYAGILTAMAASICCITPVLALIAGTSGIASTFSWVEPFRPYLISSTILVLVFAWYQKLRPKTQEEIDCTCEDDTKPSFWQSKSFLLIVTVFAGLMLAFPYYSNMFYAQPSKDIVYVSQSNIVKHTFNVEGMTCAGCEAHVESEVNKLDGILSVKASYEGANTLVEYDKTKTDLAAIQKAINSTGYKVIDGENKENE from the coding sequence ATGGAAACAGGAAAAACCTCGAACAAGGTAGCCTACGCAGGAATATTGACGGCCATGGCGGCATCAATATGTTGTATAACCCCGGTTTTGGCTTTGATTGCAGGAACCAGTGGAATCGCATCCACGTTTTCTTGGGTGGAACCATTTCGGCCTTATCTTATCAGCAGCACTATACTCGTATTGGTCTTTGCCTGGTACCAGAAACTACGACCAAAAACACAGGAGGAAATTGACTGTACCTGTGAGGATGATACAAAACCCTCCTTTTGGCAATCCAAAAGCTTTCTTTTAATAGTTACGGTTTTCGCGGGATTGATGCTGGCGTTTCCATATTACTCCAATATGTTTTATGCACAGCCGAGTAAGGACATTGTCTATGTCTCGCAATCCAATATTGTAAAGCACACGTTTAATGTTGAGGGAATGACCTGCGCAGGGTGTGAAGCCCACGTAGAGAGCGAGGTCAACAAATTGGATGGCATATTATCCGTCAAGGCCAGTTACGAAGGTGCGAATACCCTAGTGGAATATGATAAGACCAAAACCGATTTGGCCGCAATCCAAAAAGCGATAAACAGCACAGGTTATAAAGTAATCGATGGTGAAAACAAAGAAAACGAGTAG
- a CDS encoding heavy-metal-associated domain-containing protein, which produces MRNIFRIMMIGLFGIGTASGQITKVDQEVYGMDCAPCAYGLERGLKKMDGLQEVRVSLNDGKAYMGLAAENGLKLRSIQEEVKKNGFSAKKAEVTLIGNATKEDGQWYIETANERFSVSQDTPTALLQKLTVGTASISGTVQDEEDDNLSGQWSIVLTKIE; this is translated from the coding sequence ATGAGAAATATATTTAGAATTATGATGATAGGTCTATTCGGAATTGGCACAGCATCGGGGCAAATTACCAAAGTTGACCAAGAAGTTTATGGAATGGATTGCGCCCCTTGCGCCTATGGCCTAGAGCGGGGACTGAAAAAGATGGATGGGCTTCAGGAAGTGCGTGTCAGCCTCAATGACGGAAAGGCATATATGGGATTGGCTGCCGAGAACGGACTTAAATTACGTAGCATTCAGGAAGAGGTAAAAAAGAACGGTTTTTCGGCAAAAAAAGCTGAAGTGACCCTAATTGGAAACGCAACGAAAGAAGATGGCCAATGGTACATTGAGACCGCTAATGAACGATTTTCGGTATCGCAGGATACGCCTACGGCGTTGTTACAAAAATTAACCGTTGGAACAGCAAGCATAAGCGGAACGGTGCAGGATGAGGAAGATGATAACCTCTCTGGCCAATGGTCCATCGTACTAACCAAAATCGAATAG